From a single Candidatus Defluviilinea gracilis genomic region:
- a CDS encoding type II toxin-antitoxin system Phd/YefM family antitoxin, with protein MNDAWQIQDAKNKLSEVIARALKQGPQLITRHGEKTVVVVSYNEYEKLRKSQGKLSEFFQASPLAGLDLKRDKSLPRKGFKA; from the coding sequence ATGAACGACGCTTGGCAGATCCAGGATGCGAAAAATAAATTGAGCGAGGTGATTGCGCGCGCCCTCAAGCAAGGACCCCAACTCATTACGCGGCACGGCGAGAAAACCGTCGTTGTGGTCTCTTACAATGAGTACGAGAAACTCCGCAAGTCGCAGGGCAAACTTTCCGAGTTCTTCCAAGCCTCCCCGCTGGCTGGTCTCGACCTGAAACGCGACAAAAGCCTGCCGCGCAAGGGATTCAAAGCATGA
- a CDS encoding nuclear transport factor 2 family protein: MGISIDDHLAIQAVIARFANSFDLKDWDGLQACFTESIFTDYADLRGTPPETITASEYVRLRRESLDALKLHHLVSNYEIDFADANSATCRASMMVWRNNDVEVSASHCFYTFQLKRLETGAWKISGITQKIFWNDGSSSAQKGAK; this comes from the coding sequence ATGGGAATAAGCATTGACGACCACCTCGCCATTCAAGCCGTGATCGCCCGCTTCGCCAACAGTTTTGACCTGAAGGACTGGGACGGACTGCAAGCCTGCTTCACCGAATCCATCTTCACGGATTATGCCGACCTGCGCGGCACGCCGCCTGAGACGATTACCGCCAGCGAATATGTGCGCCTGCGCCGCGAATCGCTGGACGCGTTGAAACTGCATCATCTGGTGAGCAATTACGAAATTGACTTCGCCGATGCAAACTCCGCGACCTGCCGCGCTTCGATGATGGTCTGGCGCAACAATGACGTTGAAGTATCCGCCAGTCACTGTTTTTATACGTTTCAATTGAAGCGGCTAGAGACTGGCGCTTGGAAGATCAGCGGCATTACGCAAAAGATTTTTTGGAATGACGGGAGTTCGTCGGCGCAGAAAGGCGCGAAATAA
- a CDS encoding type II toxin-antitoxin system VapC family toxin translates to MKALLDTCVISELVSKKPNPKVVGYVDLLDPEDVFLSVITIGEIVKGIEKLPKSRRKTDLQSWLKEDLLVRFEGNVVALDTDILIAWGTLTARLESVGKAMPAIDSLIAASALAKKMTLVTRNVGDFEGATVEIVNPWE, encoded by the coding sequence ATGAAAGCCCTGCTCGACACCTGCGTAATTTCCGAGCTGGTCTCAAAGAAGCCCAATCCAAAAGTAGTCGGGTATGTGGACCTGCTCGACCCCGAAGACGTGTTCTTGAGCGTCATCACCATCGGCGAGATCGTCAAAGGTATCGAGAAGTTACCAAAATCCCGCCGCAAAACGGACTTGCAAAGTTGGCTCAAGGAAGATTTACTCGTCCGCTTTGAAGGGAACGTTGTCGCTCTCGACACAGACATTCTCATCGCATGGGGCACATTGACCGCGCGACTCGAATCCGTTGGCAAGGCCATGCCTGCCATCGACTCGCTCATCGCCGCGTCGGCGCTGGCAAAAAAGATGACGCTGGTCACGCGCAACGTTGGCGACTTTGAAGGTGCAACTGTGGAGATTGTAAATCCATGGGAATAA
- a CDS encoding Type 1 glutamine amidotransferase-like domain-containing protein, translated as MSRKLAFYSDQQIERSSAMDERLLNLIGKQHPVIGYIPSSADPKRAWFEQQQAYYKSLNANLSVYFELETEYDPEKIEDLLACDAIHLSGGSTYNFLYWLRARRFIPLLRDYVANGGVLIGVSAGAILMTPEISTTCLCGEQPSHNLNDLSALNFVDFAFLPHINQIESPEAKLIEYSVTQKRKIFGCNDGDGIIVDGDNIQCIGNLICAENGNLQTAASPL; from the coding sequence ATGAGTCGTAAATTAGCTTTTTACAGCGATCAACAAATTGAACGGTCATCAGCCATGGATGAACGGTTGCTCAATTTAATTGGCAAGCAACATCCAGTGATTGGATATATTCCTTCCTCAGCCGATCCTAAAAGAGCCTGGTTCGAACAGCAACAGGCTTATTACAAATCATTGAACGCCAACTTGTCCGTCTATTTTGAATTGGAAACCGAGTACGATCCTGAAAAGATCGAAGACCTTCTTGCCTGTGATGCAATTCATTTGTCGGGAGGCTCCACTTATAATTTTCTATACTGGCTTCGCGCACGACGATTTATCCCCCTTCTAAGAGACTATGTGGCAAACGGCGGCGTGTTGATTGGCGTAAGCGCTGGCGCGATCCTGATGACACCAGAAATATCAACGACTTGCCTTTGCGGAGAGCAACCATCGCATAATCTAAACGACCTTTCCGCGCTAAATTTCGTTGACTTCGCCTTCCTGCCTCACATAAACCAAATCGAGTCGCCAGAAGCCAAGCTGATCGAATATTCTGTTACCCAAAAGCGCAAAATATTCGGATGTAATGATGGCGACGGAATTATTGTAGACGGCGACAACATCCAATGTATTGGCAATCTAATATGCGCAGAAAATGGGAATCTGCAAACTGCGGCTAGTCCGCTGTAG
- a CDS encoding type I restriction enzyme HsdR N-terminal domain-containing protein yields the protein MPPKSFYEIDPKKYLFERNTTPEEKVRQWALFELLSTYGYNINNIQIEVQCKIGRNYFPADIVLYYNNSPVAVLECKKQDETNKEEAFKQGISYANFLQAEFVVFTNGDVWLAKRRLDSEWHPVSDIPNQIQVESKKTITSTLWFTQNIEPVLYWTYQSIPKQYAHRYFSQLCNFYIMEIRSDHNLDFDLCNGIDNILRVLGGMSEEPSFEITDYRMGKIMVAYKLCGKYFDKLEVQHGFKGQDLHGYNFRELLGGLLTAFDEIVFAHNELTFKNVLLARMGSSLCKYLWRVSESNQYQDVSPNTTREIENFLDEIIKLELGVGLPESLDTGLCEELRSLTSSKWEDHLRSNNV from the coding sequence ATGCCGCCAAAATCATTTTATGAAATAGATCCTAAAAAGTATTTATTTGAGAGAAATACAACGCCCGAGGAAAAAGTTCGTCAATGGGCTTTATTTGAATTATTGTCAACCTATGGATACAACATTAATAATATACAAATCGAAGTGCAATGTAAAATCGGTAGAAACTATTTTCCTGCCGACATTGTGCTTTACTACAACAATTCCCCTGTCGCCGTACTTGAATGCAAAAAACAGGATGAAACGAATAAAGAAGAAGCCTTCAAACAAGGAATAAGTTATGCCAATTTTCTCCAAGCCGAGTTCGTGGTATTTACGAATGGGGATGTATGGCTTGCAAAAAGAAGGCTTGATTCTGAATGGCATCCAGTATCCGATATCCCAAATCAAATTCAAGTAGAGAGCAAAAAGACAATAACATCAACGCTATGGTTTACACAAAACATTGAACCTGTACTTTATTGGACGTATCAATCAATACCTAAACAATATGCACATAGATATTTCTCACAGCTATGTAACTTTTATATTATGGAAATTAGATCAGATCATAATTTGGACTTTGATCTATGTAATGGGATTGACAATATTCTTCGAGTTCTAGGAGGAATGAGCGAAGAACCAAGCTTTGAAATCACCGATTACAGGATGGGGAAAATTATGGTCGCGTATAAACTTTGCGGTAAATACTTCGACAAACTAGAAGTTCAACATGGGTTTAAGGGACAGGATTTACATGGTTACAATTTTCGAGAATTGCTCGGAGGGTTATTAACCGCCTTTGATGAAATTGTTTTTGCCCATAATGAGCTAACTTTTAAAAACGTTTTACTCGCAAGAATGGGAAGTTCGCTTTGCAAATATTTATGGCGGGTTTCCGAGTCGAATCAGTATCAAGATGTTTCACCAAACACAACAAGGGAAATTGAAAATTTTCTTGATGAAATTATTAAGTTAGAGTTAGGTGTTGGATTGCCAGAATCTTTGGATACAGGATTATGTGAAGAATTGAGAAGCTTAACATCGTCAAAATGGGAAGACCATCTTAGGAGTAATAATGTCTAA